Genomic DNA from Taurinivorans muris:
GATAAGAAATCCGTAACGTTGGATGAAATTGCAATGCTTGCCCGGTGCAGGCTTGACGGTCTTTGTCATGAAGAAATTTGGGTTGCCTTACTTGACAATAACAATAGACTGCTTAGTTTTGATAAGGTACATGCAGGAACAATGGATGCGGCATTTTGTTCACCCAAAATGATAGCTGAAATCGCCATAACCAAAAAGGCGACAGCCCTCATTCTTATCCATAACCATCCGGGAGGCGTCACAAAGGCTTCTTGGGCGGACAGGGAAACAACCTTGCATATTCAAAAGGTGATGAATTTAATGGGAATACGGTTTTTAGACCATTTGATTATTGCTGACGGAAAAGTTATCAGTTTGGCAAACAATCATCTTTTGGATGAAAATGAAATCATTTTCAATGATAATGATAAAAGCATAGTATAGAAAACAGGATAGCGTAATGGTAAAGAAAAAAGACGACGAAAATTTTGAAATCGAAGATAAGCCCAAAAAAAGGGGCAGACCTAAAAAAAGCGCTGCAAAAGAAACAAAAATAGTAGATTCCGTTCCGACTGAACAAGAGGAAATTTTTATTAATGAACAAGCACTGCTCAATGAAGTTCCTCATGAAATCGGTCTGTTGTCTTTACGTGAAAATGTGCTTTTCAATTCAATGATCATGCCCATATACGAAACGCGTGAAAGCGGCATTGCGGTTATAGAAAAAGCGTATAACAGCTCTAAATTCATTTTTATCACCGCACAGAAAGACAGTTTTGTCGATGAACCGAAAATAAACGATTTATACGCTATCGGAACAGTGGGACTTATTTTGCGGATGGTGAAGCTGCCGAACGGACACATCAAAGCCCTCATACAGGGAATAAGCCGTGCCAAATGTTTAGGGGAAATCGCCAAAGCGGAATATCCGCAGGTATTTATTGAACTTATCAAGGAAAAAACCGCCGATATCAACCCTGAAGTTACGGCAAGGATACGGCTCGCCCGTGAATACAGCGAAAAAATCCTGCAGCTTCGCGGTGTGCCTATTGCTGAAATCATGGCGATTTTAATGCAGGTTGACGAACCCGGAAAATTAGCGGATTTAATAGCGTCAAATATGCGGATAAAAGCCGATGAAGCTCAAGTCATGCTTGAATGTTTAGACCCTGTCGAACGTTTGAACATTGTTATAAAACACCTTTTAAAAGAAGTCGAAATTGCCGATTTGCAGGCGAAAATTCAAAATATTGCCCGCGAAGGCATGGATAAAGCTCAAAAGACCTATTATTTACGTGAACAAATCAAAGCCATACGTTCCGAACTCGGCGAAAATGCCAATATGGACGAAGAGCTTGACACGCTGCGGGAAAATTTGGAGAAAATAGGGCTCAGCAAAGAAGCGAAAGCGGAAGCGAAAAAACAACTGTACCGTTTGTCGAATATGGGTGTTGATTCGGCTGAAGCCAACGTCGTGCGCACGTATTTGGACTGGCTTGTCGAATTGCCGTGGAAAAAGACCACAAAAGATATTTTGGACATCGCCAAAGCCAAAAAACTGCTTGACGCCGACCATTATGGACTAACTAAAATAAAAGACCGGATTTTGGAATTTTTGAGCGTGAGAAAATTAAATCCGCAGTCAAAGGCGACGATACTTTGTTTCGTAGGTCCTCCGGGGGTGGGCAAAACTTCCTTGGGTCGTTCCATTGCCAAGGCTATGAATAGGAAATTTCAGCGTATTTCCTTGGGCGGTATGCGGGATGAAGCTGAAATCAGAGGACACAGGCGAACCTATGTCGGTGCCATGCCCGGTCGGATCATTCAGGCGATGAAAAATGCAGGTACCAAAAATCCCGTGATCGTGCTTGATGAAATCGATAAATTGGGCAATGATTTCAGAGGGGACCCAAGTTCTGCTTTGCTTGAAGCACTTGACCCCGAACAAAACAGCCATTTCAGCGATCATTATTTGAATGTCGAATTCGATTTGTCAAAGGTTTTGTTTTTATGCACAGCCAACAATATTGATTCTATTCCGCATGCGCTTCGTGACAGGATGGAAATCATACGTATTTCAGGTTATACCGAACTTGAAAAACTTGCTATTGTAAAATCGTATATTCTCAAACGGCAAATACTTGATAACGGTCTTACGGAAAAACAAATAAAAATCACGGATAATTCCATTAAAAAAGTAATCCGTGAATATACGCGTGAAGCCGGCTTGCGCAATCTGGAACGGGAAATCGGGGCGATTTGCCGCAAAGTGGCAAGGAAAGTGGCGGAACATGAAATCACATATTGTTCCGTTACGCCTAAAATGATTGAAGAACTCCTCGGAGCTCCAAGATTTTTGGAAGAAGAACGTGAAAAAAAATTGCTCCCCGGTGTTGCGACAGGGCTTGCGTGGACGCAATCGGGCGGCGATGTGCTTTTTGTGGAAGTTTCAAAAATGAAAGGAAAAGGAGCTGTTCAGATTACCGGACAACTCGGCGATGTTATGAAAGAAAGCTGTCAAGCCGCTGTTTCCTATATACGCAGCCATGCGGACATCTTGAAAGTGGAAGAAGATTTTTATGAAAAATACGATTTGCATATCCATGTTCCGGAAGGAGCGACTCCGAAAGACGGACCTTCCGCGGGCGTGACATTGTTTGCCGCCATTTTATCTTCTTTGCTCGATGTGTCGGCAAAATCCGAATACTGCATGACGGGGGAAATAACCTTGCGCGGCAGAGTATTGCCGGTTGGCGGTATTAAAGAAAAAATCCTGGCGGCTGTTACCCGAGGCTTGAAAGATGTGATTATTCCGAAACAGAATATGAAAGATTTGGAAGATATTCCTGCCGAACTATTGGAAAAAATCACGGTGCATCCGGTAACGCATGTTGATGATGTGAGAAAATTGATTTTTTAAATATAACAGCCTTTTTTGATTTGGATATTTTTTCCAGTTCAAAAAAGGCTTTTTTTAATTTTGAAAATATCCGTAAATTTCTTGTTTGTCCGTAATGCCGCTTGCCAAAAGAACAGCCATTTTGATACGGGCTTTTTTTGCGGAATAATCGAAAGCCGGAATTGCCCCATATCTGATTAATTTTCCAAGCCCTCCTGAAAAATCATAACAATCGGCGACACCGCCGTTTGCACAGTCAGAAGTGATTATGACATAACAACCTGAATTGATAAGTTTTTCGATGTTCTTGGCAAGTTCTTCGGTTACATTGCCGCGCCCGAACGCTTCTATGATGATGGCTTGGTATTTCAATTTTTCATAATAGCCGAGTATGTCGCCGGTGCAATTTAAACTTGCTTTGTAAATATCAATATTGGCAAAAGGCGGTTTTATCTTAAAATATTCCTGTTCACGGGGAACTTGCGCGATATGCACATTTCCTCTGTCGACAGTTCCCAACATGCCGTAATATTGAGCTGTGAACGCCTGCAAAAAATGCGTATGGGATTTATGGACGTATTTGGGCATGAAAAGCGCCTGATTAAAAAGAACGGTCACACCTGAATTTCGGATTTTTTCTGAACAGACAGTCCAAACCGCATGCTGCAAATTGGAAAGGGCGTCGCTTCCGAGTTCATCACCGGAGCGCTGGGAACCGGTTACGATGACCGGTCTGTTTTCATTTTCAGGATAGCACAGACTTAAAAAATAGGCGCTTTCTTCCAATGTGTCCGTACCATGGGTTATTATGATTCCGAGAGCGGCTGTATTGGAAAATATTTTATGAACATGCTCAGTTATTTCATATACCAAATCGAATGTCATCAATGAGCTGTCAATGGCGGCTATTTCATGATAAACAAGTTCGCAGGAAAACGGAATGTCGAGTTTTGATGCAAGATTTTGTATCGGGGTTTTTCCAAGTTTCGCGCCGTGTTCGGTTTGTTTGGCTGAAATTGTGCCGCCGGTTGCAATGATGTGGATTTGCTGCATAATTCTTTTATTATTGGTGTGGTATTATAAAATTATTCTTCGGTATTCAGTATGGCTGCTTTTGTACGCGGCGCATTTTCCCTGAACAGTTCCACGGATAGCGCCATTCCGGTTTTATCATCCAATTCCATCAATAAGCCGTTTAAAGCTCCCTGACCCACAGCGCGTTGAAAACTTGAAGGCCGTTTTGTCAAAAAACGGGGCAATACCGATTCAAAACTCATTCCCAAACAAGACTGTTCGACCCCGCACATTCCCAAATCAGTCATATACGCAGTGCCGTTCGGTAAAATTTGGGCATCAGCGGTTTGAACATGGGTATGCGTGCCAAAAACAGCACTTACTTTACCGTCCAATGCAAAACCCATTGATTTTTTTTCACTTGTCGCTTCCGCATGAAAATCGACAAAACGAAAAATGATTTCATCATCCAGTGAATTGACAAAATCAAAAGCAGCCTGAAAAGGACAGGGAAGCGCGTCCATGAATGTTGTTCCTTCAATATTCAAAACCGCGATTTTTCTTCCGTCCGGCAAAATGAAAATATTTGCCCCCCGTCCCGGCGCAGGTTCCGGATAATTCTTAGGGCGCAGCACTCTTTGTTCGCTTTCAAATTTTCCGTAAACTTCACGGTTTTTCCAGCTGTGATTGCCGCCGGTTATGCAGTCGATTTTAGCATTTAAAAGTTCATTTATCGTTGATGTGGTGATGCCGACTCCGCCTGCGCTGTTTTCACCGTTCGCTATGACAAAATCAATGTTCAATTCTTCTTTCAAATAAGGGATACGGCTTCTTACGGCTTGTCTGCCAATGCTTCCGCAAATATCGCCCAATGCTAACACTCTCATTTTTTATCCTGACAAATTTGTTTTGCCTACCATGCAAAAATATGAAATTTTCGTCAAGCAGGACTTTTGCCCCCTTGCAAATTTTTATAAAAAAAACTAGACTGATTACATTGAATTTAATGGATATTTTTTATGAGTGAACAAACGCAAAACCAGACAAAAAAATTTTTTCTCGGAAATATGTTAGCCATGGCGGCAACCGTTATTTGGGCGGGGAATTTTATTGCCGCCAAAATTCTCGCCAATGCCTATTCCGGTTTGGAAATGAGTTACTGGCGGTGGCTTATCGCGATGATTTTTGCTTTTCCTTTTGCAATGAAACATATGAAGCAGGATATTCCGTATATTTTCAAGGAATGGAAATTAATGCTTTTTTACGGCGGTATCGGTTGTTTTTTCAGCAACTTGCTTCTTTATAACGCACCTCATACCGCTCCTGCTGTCGATATGACTATTTTAATGGCGACTTCGCCTTTGCTTATGATGTTTTTATCATGGATTTTTTTCAAGGAAAAAATAAATCCTTTTTGGATTATGGGTTCAATTATCGCATTGATTGGTGTTTGCGTGCTTTTGACAAAAGGAAATTTTAAAATTTTTCAAGAGGTGAATTTTACGGTAGGGCATTTTTGGACTTTGGGGTGTTCTTTCTTTTTTGCTTTATATTCAATATCATTACGTTTGTTTAAAGAAAAAATCAATATTTGGGTATTTTTGGAAACAACATTCATCATTGCGTTCATGACAAATTTTTCAAGCTGTCTGATTTTCAATCAGGCGCTTCCGGTCATTCATTCCCTCAAAGATTTTGGAGCGGTTCTCTATATTGGAATTTTTTCTTCTTTGGTGGCGTATATTTGTTGGAACAAAGCCATTGAACTTATCGGCGCCGTCCGTACGGGAATAATTTACTACCTTGTTCCTGTTTTCGGCTCATTCTTTGCCGTTATTTTAATAAATGAAACAATCGGTATTTTTCAGCTCATCGGCGGAACAATGGTTCTTGGCGGGGTTCTCATCTGCACATGTTTCAAAAATCATTAATGCACAGTTCTTTGTTTATCATGGATTGAAAAATTCGTATATCTTGTCCGTCAGGCAAAGACGAAAGAATGGCTCGCAAATATCCTTGCCGGCTGAGCAGTTTTAAACTTTCCTTGAAATGCAAACCGAATATCCAGCCGCACAGCAATATTTTAAAATCGTTCACATAAACAAGATCGGTATACTTTATCGGCATTTTCCGTATCGCCAAATCCAAAATATGTTCGGAATACGCTTCCGGCTCATCTTTCACATGCAAAACGACGCTGTCTTTTTCCGGCAAGCTGTGCGTGAAATTTTCAGCCATGACAAATATGATGTCCAGTTTGTCGGCATCCTGGATTATTTTGGCAAGAACAAGTATTTCTTCAGGCAATTTTTTAGGAAATTCCAATTTGTTGTGCAATATGATTGCGGATAAGATTTTTTTTCGTATGGTTTCAGGCTCGTTATCCAGCATATTGTATTTTTTCAAAACCTGTATTGCGATATGCGCATGGTTTTTACTGGCGCTGTCAAGAAAGGTCTTATAGGTTTCGTATTGCAAAAATCTGCCGATATCGTGATATAAAGCGATCAATCTTGCGCAATACCGGTCTTCTTCGGATAAATCCAAGCGGTTGATGATATGTTCCGTATTGCTAACCACACGCAGCGTGTGTTCTCTTTTTAAAATCAAACAAGGTTCATTTTTGTTTTGTAAAAAAGAATCGACATAGGTTAAAAAATTTTGTTCGTGCCGTGCGTAATTATTTGTCATGTTTCTTTTCTTCCGTGTTTTTCCATAAATTTTTTCTTAAAATTCCGCGTGGTCCGTACAAGAAGCGCAGGAAAAAAATAAAAACAAAACAAACGGCGAACATAAGCAGCATGTTTAAAAACTTTGTTTCCAAAAGACCATATATGGTATTCATAACTCACCGAAATTATAAATAATTTTTTGAATACTTTCAAAAAAAAACATTTAAGTCAAGCATTATTCCGCTTGAAAAATATTTTTTTTTGGACTAATTAAAGCAGAGGAGTTTCTTATGTCTTTTGTACATTTACATTGTCACACGGAATACAGTTTGCTTGACGGTGCGATAAGGATTGGTGATTTGACAAAAAAAGCGAGCAGCTTGGGTATGCCCGCCGCAGCCATCACCGACCACGGAAATATGCACGGCGCAGCGTATTTTTACATGTCCTGCAAAGATCATGGAATCACCCCCATTTTGGGCTGTGAAGTCTACGTTACAAAAGACCATAAAGACAGCACGAGCGAACTTGCGAAAATTCGGCACCACCTCATCTTATTGGCAAAAAACAAGCAGGGATATCAGAATTTGATTGCTTTGGTCAGCCGAAGCTTTTTAGACGGATATTATTATAAGCCGCGTGTGGATAAAGGACTTTTGGCTCAATACAATGAAGGGATCATCGCCTTATCCGCCTGTATTGCGGGTGAAATTCCGCGCACTTTGCGGGGCAATAACGCTTTTATTCAGGGAGGCGGAACATTTGAAGACGCAATCACCATTGCCAAGGAATATGCAAGTCTTTATCCCGACAGTTTTTATCTTGAAGTGCAGTCAAACACCTTGCCGGAGCAAAGTTTGGTCAATAACAGGATTTACGAGCTCGCCCACGAAACAAAACTTCCCATTGTCGCCACAAACGACTGCCATTATCTGAACAGCAACGATGTGGAAGCCCATGACATTTTGCTTTGCGTCCAGCAGCAGCGTACGGAATTTGATGAAAACCGCTGGAAATTCGATGCCAAAGACCTTTATTACAAAACTCCGGAGGAAATGATAGCGTCTTTTAAAGACCATCCTGACGCTATTGAAAATACCCTTAAAATTGCTGATGAATGTAAGGGATTGGAAATCCAATTAAAAACTCCTCCTTATCATTTTCCTGTTTATGAATTGCCCGAAGGCATGACCCTTGAAACGGAATTTAGAAAACTTGCCAGGGAAGGCTTGGAAAGACGGATTGAAAAACATCCTAAACGGGATACTCTTGATATAAATTTATATAAGGAACGGCTTGAAATGGAGCTCAATGTCATTTGCGGCATGGGCTTTCCGGGCTATTTCCTTATCGTGCAGGACTTTATCAACTGGGCTAAAAACAAAGGGATCCCCGTTGGTCCCGGGCGCGGTTCCGCTGCCGGCTCCTTGGTTGCGTGGTCGCTTCGTATCACGAACCTTGACCCTATTCCTTACCATTTGTTTTTTGAACGTTTTCTCAATGTGGAACGTGTTTCCATGCCTGATATTGATGTTGATTTCTGCGAAGACAGGCGTCTTGAAGTTGTGGAGTATGTTTCCCAAAAATACGGCAAGGACAAAGTCGCCCAAATCGCCACGTTCGGTAAGATGAAAGCAAAAGCCGTCATCCGCGATGTGGGACGCGCCATTGGTCTTTCTTTTCAGGATACAAGCAGGATTTGTAAGATTTTAGGCGATGATTTGGGGATCACCCTTGAAAAATCCCTTGCCAACAATAAAGAATTTAAAGAAGAATACGATAAAAATCCTTCTTCCAAACGGCTTATCGATATTTGTCTGCGTCTGGAGGGGCTTTCCCGTCATGCTTCCACTCACGCCGCCGGTGTTGTCGTGTCCGATAAGCCCATGCATGAATATTTGCCGCTTTTTAAAGGCAAGAAAGACGAACTTGTCACCCAATTCGACATGAAAATCGTGGAAAAAGTCGGTTTGGTGAAATTTGACTTTTTGGGACTCAGAACCATCACATTAATCAATAAAGCCATTAAAAATATCCTTCATCAGGGAAAAACGCCGCCCGATTTGGATACGCTTCCTTTTGACGACCCACAGATTTATGATTTGTATTCAAAAGGGGATACGGACGGGGTTTTCCAAGTTGAAAGCACAGGCATGCGCAAATATCTGAGAATGCTGCGTCCGAGCTGTTTTGAAGATTTGATCGCTATGCTTGCGCTGTACCGTCCCGGACCGCTTAACTCCGGCATGGTCGATGAATTTTGCAAAAGAAAGCATGGAGAAGTCGAAGTTACCTATCCTTTGCCGGAATTGGAAGCTTGTTTGAAAGATACTTATGGTGTTATCGTATACCAGGAACAAGTCATGCAGATCGCCCA
This window encodes:
- the lon gene encoding endopeptidase La yields the protein MVKKKDDENFEIEDKPKKRGRPKKSAAKETKIVDSVPTEQEEIFINEQALLNEVPHEIGLLSLRENVLFNSMIMPIYETRESGIAVIEKAYNSSKFIFITAQKDSFVDEPKINDLYAIGTVGLILRMVKLPNGHIKALIQGISRAKCLGEIAKAEYPQVFIELIKEKTADINPEVTARIRLAREYSEKILQLRGVPIAEIMAILMQVDEPGKLADLIASNMRIKADEAQVMLECLDPVERLNIVIKHLLKEVEIADLQAKIQNIAREGMDKAQKTYYLREQIKAIRSELGENANMDEELDTLRENLEKIGLSKEAKAEAKKQLYRLSNMGVDSAEANVVRTYLDWLVELPWKKTTKDILDIAKAKKLLDADHYGLTKIKDRILEFLSVRKLNPQSKATILCFVGPPGVGKTSLGRSIAKAMNRKFQRISLGGMRDEAEIRGHRRTYVGAMPGRIIQAMKNAGTKNPVIVLDEIDKLGNDFRGDPSSALLEALDPEQNSHFSDHYLNVEFDLSKVLFLCTANNIDSIPHALRDRMEIIRISGYTELEKLAIVKSYILKRQILDNGLTEKQIKITDNSIKKVIREYTREAGLRNLEREIGAICRKVARKVAEHEITYCSVTPKMIEELLGAPRFLEEEREKKLLPGVATGLAWTQSGGDVLFVEVSKMKGKGAVQITGQLGDVMKESCQAAVSYIRSHADILKVEEDFYEKYDLHIHVPEGATPKDGPSAGVTLFAAILSSLLDVSAKSEYCMTGEITLRGRVLPVGGIKEKILAAVTRGLKDVIIPKQNMKDLEDIPAELLEKITVHPVTHVDDVRKLIF
- the dnaE gene encoding DNA polymerase III subunit alpha; protein product: MSFVHLHCHTEYSLLDGAIRIGDLTKKASSLGMPAAAITDHGNMHGAAYFYMSCKDHGITPILGCEVYVTKDHKDSTSELAKIRHHLILLAKNKQGYQNLIALVSRSFLDGYYYKPRVDKGLLAQYNEGIIALSACIAGEIPRTLRGNNAFIQGGGTFEDAITIAKEYASLYPDSFYLEVQSNTLPEQSLVNNRIYELAHETKLPIVATNDCHYLNSNDVEAHDILLCVQQQRTEFDENRWKFDAKDLYYKTPEEMIASFKDHPDAIENTLKIADECKGLEIQLKTPPYHFPVYELPEGMTLETEFRKLAREGLERRIEKHPKRDTLDINLYKERLEMELNVICGMGFPGYFLIVQDFINWAKNKGIPVGPGRGSAAGSLVAWSLRITNLDPIPYHLFFERFLNVERVSMPDIDVDFCEDRRLEVVEYVSQKYGKDKVAQIATFGKMKAKAVIRDVGRAIGLSFQDTSRICKILGDDLGITLEKSLANNKEFKEEYDKNPSSKRLIDICLRLEGLSRHASTHAAGVVVSDKPMHEYLPLFKGKKDELVTQFDMKIVEKVGLVKFDFLGLRTITLINKAIKNILHQGKTPPDLDTLPFDDPQIYDLYSKGDTDGVFQVESTGMRKYLRMLRPSCFEDLIAMLALYRPGPLNSGMVDEFCKRKHGEVEVTYPLPELEACLKDTYGVIVYQEQVMQIAQIVAQYTLGGADLLRRAMGKKKPEEMAQQRGIFLDGSGKRGVPEDKANEIFDLMEKFAEYGFNKAHSAAYAVISYHTAYLKRYFPVEFMSALLSSEIGNQDKILKYVAVCNEMNIKVKAPDIQKSRREFTPDDDCIIYGLGGVKTVGDEAINEIVRNREEKGPYKSFYDFCLRVNLRKVTKRVLENLIKSGALDCFGVSRNGLLASMESVLAKVAKKQKEKESRQVSLLMFAPMDEETGQGGIGFTCHENSLPEWVEEEKINFEKEALGFYLTSHPLQAYKTDFERLGIIPLEDVKQMDNKALINTAVLVTGIKEIITKTGKKMAFLQIEDLTGHGELIIFPKKYEELRSYFSEESNNLYYLTATVDKSQVEENSFDEDKDDDEEAKVELKLLAENMIPLLEACENCHKEVCIDFGSKQIADTALFKQILQKHRGKAPFYAWVKVDGEFACQLKFGENWNIKATPEFYRDIKTFCDTQ
- a CDS encoding DMT family transporter is translated as MSEQTQNQTKKFFLGNMLAMAATVIWAGNFIAAKILANAYSGLEMSYWRWLIAMIFAFPFAMKHMKQDIPYIFKEWKLMLFYGGIGCFFSNLLLYNAPHTAPAVDMTILMATSPLLMMFLSWIFFKEKINPFWIMGSIIALIGVCVLLTKGNFKIFQEVNFTVGHFWTLGCSFFFALYSISLRLFKEKINIWVFLETTFIIAFMTNFSSCLIFNQALPVIHSLKDFGAVLYIGIFSSLVAYICWNKAIELIGAVRTGIIYYLVPVFGSFFAVILINETIGIFQLIGGTMVLGGVLICTCFKNH
- a CDS encoding asparaginase encodes the protein MQQIHIIATGGTISAKQTEHGAKLGKTPIQNLASKLDIPFSCELVYHEIAAIDSSLMTFDLVYEITEHVHKIFSNTAALGIIITHGTDTLEESAYFLSLCYPENENRPVIVTGSQRSGDELGSDALSNLQHAVWTVCSEKIRNSGVTVLFNQALFMPKYVHKSHTHFLQAFTAQYYGMLGTVDRGNVHIAQVPREQEYFKIKPPFANIDIYKASLNCTGDILGYYEKLKYQAIIIEAFGRGNVTEELAKNIEKLINSGCYVIITSDCANGGVADCYDFSGGLGKLIRYGAIPAFDYSAKKARIKMAVLLASGITDKQEIYGYFQN
- a CDS encoding HD domain-containing protein; its protein translation is MTNNYARHEQNFLTYVDSFLQNKNEPCLILKREHTLRVVSNTEHIINRLDLSEEDRYCARLIALYHDIGRFLQYETYKTFLDSASKNHAHIAIQVLKKYNMLDNEPETIRKKILSAIILHNKLEFPKKLPEEILVLAKIIQDADKLDIIFVMAENFTHSLPEKDSVVLHVKDEPEAYSEHILDLAIRKMPIKYTDLVYVNDFKILLCGWIFGLHFKESLKLLSRQGYLRAILSSLPDGQDIRIFQSMINKELCINDF
- a CDS encoding JAB domain-containing protein; amino-acid sequence: MTADEQHYLGHRQRLRERILKNPQEAEAYELLELLLGYVHKRSDTKPLAKELLKHFGSVWGVLNAHPTELETIKGFGESSKIFFILLREIVARYFIEPIKDKKSVTLDEIAMLARCRLDGLCHEEIWVALLDNNNRLLSFDKVHAGTMDAAFCSPKMIAEIAITKKATALILIHNHPGGVTKASWADRETTLHIQKVMNLMGIRFLDHLIIADGKVISLANNHLLDENEIIFNDNDKSIV
- a CDS encoding TIGR00282 family metallophosphoesterase, which gives rise to MRVLALGDICGSIGRQAVRSRIPYLKEELNIDFVIANGENSAGGVGITTSTINELLNAKIDCITGGNHSWKNREVYGKFESEQRVLRPKNYPEPAPGRGANIFILPDGRKIAVLNIEGTTFMDALPCPFQAAFDFVNSLDDEIIFRFVDFHAEATSEKKSMGFALDGKVSAVFGTHTHVQTADAQILPNGTAYMTDLGMCGVEQSCLGMSFESVLPRFLTKRPSSFQRAVGQGALNGLLMELDDKTGMALSVELFRENAPRTKAAILNTEE